The window CGCCAACAACGAGGGATCGCGCTTCATCGAATGCGATTACTGGTCCGGCCAGATGATGCTGGAATTCTACAACGAGCTGCTGTCCGGCAAGGGCCCGGTGTTTCTCCAGCTCAAGCATCTTCACCCCGACACCATCTCGGAGATCGAATCGACGCTGCACAAGGTCGAGCGTCCCACACGCGGCCTGTTCCAGCAGGGGCGCGGGGTCGACTACCGCAGCGAGTCGATCGAGATGCATATCTCCGAGATCGGCTTCTGCTCCGGTCACAGTGCGTCAGGCGTGTTCGTCGACGACAACGCGCGCACCACCGTGCCGGGCCTCTATGCCGCCGGCGACATGGCGAGCGTGCCGCACAATTATATGCTCGGCGCCTTCACCAACGGTTCAGTCGCCGGTATCGACGCGATGGAATTCGCGGACAATCACGACTTCGCGGAATTCGACGCGGCCGATGTCGCCAGCGAACGTGACCGCGTGATGGCGCCGACCAAACGCGAGGACGGCATTCCGCCGAACCAGATCGAGTACAAGACCCGGCGTCTCGTCAATGACTATCTCCAGCCGCCGAAAGTCACGCGCAAATACGAGCTTGGCATGCGCCGGCTCGCTGAAGCGAGGGAAGACATGCAGGAGCGCATGATCGCGCGCAATGCGCACGAACTGCTCCGCGCGCTCGAAGTCCAGTCGATCATGGATTGCGCGGACATGGCCGTGCATGCCTCGCTCTACCGCGAGGAAAGCCGCTGGGGCCTCTATCACTGGCGGACGGATTTCCCGGAGAAGGACAACGAGAACTGGTTCTGCCACACGCTGCTCAGCAAGCAGGACGGCAAGATGACCAGCGAGAAGCGTGCCGTGGAGCCCTATATCG of the Bradyrhizobium sp. WSM1417 genome contains:
- a CDS encoding fumarate reductase/succinate dehydrogenase flavoprotein subunit; its protein translation is MSLDQIVDGLSEVSCDVLVIGGGTAGPMAALKAKLKNPKANVVLLEKANVKRSGAISMGMDGLNNAVIPGYATPEQYTKEITIANDGIVDQKAVYKYAQNCYSIIEELDSFGIRFLKNENGDYAVKKVHHIGTYVLPMPNGETVKKALYRQLRRARILISNRYMATRLLKSADGRIAGAISVNTRTAEMLVIKAKAVILCMGAAGRLGLPTSGYMFGTYENAANSGDGYSMAYHAGAALANLECYQINPLIKDYNGPACAYVAGPFGAFTANNEGSRFIECDYWSGQMMLEFYNELLSGKGPVFLQLKHLHPDTISEIESTLHKVERPTRGLFQQGRGVDYRSESIEMHISEIGFCSGHSASGVFVDDNARTTVPGLYAAGDMASVPHNYMLGAFTNGSVAGIDAMEFADNHDFAEFDAADVASERDRVMAPTKREDGIPPNQIEYKTRRLVNDYLQPPKVTRKYELGMRRLAEAREDMQERMIARNAHELLRALEVQSIMDCADMAVHASLYREESRWGLYHWRTDFPEKDNENWFCHTLLSKQDGKMTSEKRAVEPYIVPIADDEKDLYDKQRIRATA